One stretch of Thalassophryne amazonica chromosome 19, fThaAma1.1, whole genome shotgun sequence DNA includes these proteins:
- the cga gene encoding glycoprotein hormones alpha chain isoform X2: protein MKGKLSPNMVAAEATVGSFRSARLSLLLMSFLLYIADSYPNMDLSNGCEECTLTKNSFFSNDRPVYQCKGCCFSRAYPTPLKSRMTMTIPKNITSEATCCVAKHSYETEVMTIRVRNHTDCHCSTCYFHKI from the exons ATGAAGGGGAAACTTTCTCCCAACATG GTTGCTGCTGAAGCCACAGTGGGTTCATTCAGGTCAGCTAGACTGTCTCTCCTCCTGATGTCGTTTCTTCTCTACATAGCTGATTCATATCCCAACATGGACTTGTCAAATG GCTGTGAGGAATGCACCCTGACGAAGAACAGTTTTTTCTCCAACGACCGCCCAGTTTACCAGTGCAAGGGCTGCTGTTTCTCGAGAGCATACCCTACGCCTCTCAAATCCAGGATGACGATGACAATCCCAAAGAATATCACCTCTGAGGCAACGTGCTGTGTCGCAAAGCACAGCTATGAG ACAGAGGTTATGACCATAAGAGTGAGAAACCACACCGACTGTCACTGCAGCACCTGCTACTTTCATAAAATATGA
- the cga gene encoding glycoprotein hormones alpha chain isoform X1, which yields MKGKLSPNMVAAEATVGSFRSARLSLLLMSFLLYIADSYPNMDLSNAGCEECTLTKNSFFSNDRPVYQCKGCCFSRAYPTPLKSRMTMTIPKNITSEATCCVAKHSYETEVMTIRVRNHTDCHCSTCYFHKI from the exons ATGAAGGGGAAACTTTCTCCCAACATG GTTGCTGCTGAAGCCACAGTGGGTTCATTCAGGTCAGCTAGACTGTCTCTCCTCCTGATGTCGTTTCTTCTCTACATAGCTGATTCATATCCCAACATGGACTTGTCAAATG CAGGCTGTGAGGAATGCACCCTGACGAAGAACAGTTTTTTCTCCAACGACCGCCCAGTTTACCAGTGCAAGGGCTGCTGTTTCTCGAGAGCATACCCTACGCCTCTCAAATCCAGGATGACGATGACAATCCCAAAGAATATCACCTCTGAGGCAACGTGCTGTGTCGCAAAGCACAGCTATGAG ACAGAGGTTATGACCATAAGAGTGAGAAACCACACCGACTGTCACTGCAGCACCTGCTACTTTCATAAAATATGA